A genomic window from Anthonomus grandis grandis chromosome 4, icAntGran1.3, whole genome shotgun sequence includes:
- the LOC126734968 gene encoding uncharacterized protein LOC126734968 produces the protein MIMSTNNDFSAVTKFDNLLSEKVFEFSIVYHNTLDLYIVCIYKTPDADVQIFCQKLLSLLESLPLISKLILCGDLNIDFSSVCAAKESFQSIFDSFGMVMHINSPTRITKTSSSIIDYVVSTFDPELVDLTIFNSGFSDHEAVLTKFSLNHKNKRVPRKMCRIFGEKNFLNFKNLCLRTDWDFLSDDVNTEFSRFIKSLSDLASNSFPLRPIKIKQKKPWSTKGLRLSSKNIRSLSHLKKFSDSVFFHDYVRLYKKIYHKTIKAAKDLYYNKRISNSGNVGKETWYTVNEIRHKASPSITIPTHRIT, from the exons atgataatgtccactaacaacgatttttccgcggtcacaaaatttgataatttattatctgaaaaagtatTCGAATTTTCCATTGTCTATCATAATACCCTTGACCTTTATATAGTTTGTATTTACAAAACACCTGACGCGGACGTGcaaattttctgccaaaaattattaagcttgctagaatccctgcccttaataagcaaattaatcTTGTGTGGCGATCTTAATATTGACttctccagtgtgtgtgctgctaaGGAATCCTTTCAGTCCATATTTGATTCATTTGGGATGGTTATGCATATTAACTCCCCAACCAGAATAACCAAAACTAGCTCTAGTATCATTGACtacgtcgtatcaacctttgatCCGGAACTCGTTGATTTAACTATCTTTAACTCAGGTTTCTCCgatcatgaagcagtgttaactaaattttctctaaatcacaaaaataaaagagtcccGCGCAAAATGTGCCGTATCTTTGgggaaaaaaatttcctaaatttcaaaaatctatgtCTAAGAACGGACTGGGACTTCCTATCTGATGATGTTAACACTGAGTTTTCTCGATTTATAAAGTCACTGTCTGATTTGGCATCCAACTCATTTCCTCttagacccatcaaaattaaacaaaaaaaaccatggtctactaaaggcttacgcttgtcttctaaaaatatacgctccttatcacacttaaaaaaattctcagacaGTGTGTTCTTCCACGATTACGTAAG gttgtacaaaaaaatttaccataaaacaataaaggcaGCCAAGGACCTCTATTACAATAAAAGGATTTCTAATTCTGGAAATGTTGGTAAGGAGACTTGGTATACTGTTAATGAAATAAGGCATAAGGCTTCTCCATCTATCACAATCCCCACTCACCGGATAACTTAA